In a single window of the Streptomyces sp. NBC_00285 genome:
- a CDS encoding response regulator transcription factor codes for MSTSPPTSPVRLLLCDDHAVVRAGLRALLSSAGGIDVVGEAATGEEALAMAAHLNPDVVLMDLQLDGGMDGVTATRALTAGGAHGPRVLVLTMFDTDADITRAIEAGATGYLLKAEQPEELFTAIREAATGRGTLSAPVADRLLTRLRSPRPDLSAREHDILAQLALGLGNREIARALFISEATVKTHLGRIYVKLGVETRAGAVAVAKERRLLG; via the coding sequence GTGAGTACGTCCCCGCCCACCTCCCCCGTCCGGCTTCTGCTCTGCGACGACCATGCCGTCGTCCGTGCCGGTCTGCGCGCCCTGCTCTCCAGCGCCGGGGGCATCGACGTCGTCGGGGAGGCGGCCACCGGCGAGGAGGCGCTCGCCATGGCGGCCCATCTGAACCCCGACGTCGTACTGATGGATCTTCAACTCGACGGCGGGATGGACGGGGTGACGGCCACCCGGGCACTGACCGCCGGCGGCGCGCACGGCCCTCGTGTCCTGGTGCTGACCATGTTCGACACCGACGCCGACATCACCCGGGCCATCGAGGCGGGCGCAACCGGCTATCTCCTGAAGGCCGAACAGCCCGAGGAGTTGTTCACGGCGATCCGCGAGGCCGCGACCGGCCGCGGCACGCTCTCCGCCCCGGTGGCCGACCGGCTGCTGACCCGGCTGCGCAGCCCGCGTCCGGACCTGTCCGCACGCGAGCACGACATCCTCGCGCAGCTCGCCCTCGGCCTCGGCAACCGGGAGATCGCCCGCGCCCTGTTCATCAGCGAGGCGACCGTCAAAACCCATCTGGGGCGCATCTACGTCAAGTTGGGCGTGGAGACCCGGGCGGGCGCGGTGGCGGTCGCCAAGGAACGACGGCTGCTGGGTTGA